A genome region from Setaria italica strain Yugu1 chromosome III, Setaria_italica_v2.0, whole genome shotgun sequence includes the following:
- the LOC101780895 gene encoding probable serine/threonine-protein kinase WNK2, whose amino-acid sequence MPSTPPEPETEPEFAEVDPTGRYGRYTEVLGKGAFKTVYKAFDQLEGLEVAWNQIKVGDLLRNNDDLERLRSEVRLLKTLKHKNIIKFYNSWLDRKNNNINFITEVFTSGTLRQYRIKHKKVDIRALKKWSRQILSGLVYLHSHDPPVIHRDLKCDNIFVNGNQGEVKIGDLGLATILDNARSAHSIIGTPEFMAPELYDEEYNELVDIYAFGMCLLELVTFEYPYCECSNAAQIYKKVSDGEKPGSLTKIDDPEVKLFIEKCIAKAPERLSAKELLMDPFLLDVSDEKIFYPLHPNINASDTAGSPKPSTSYRYDRVTSSRGCHERTGSMSDSHPNDNYGHDTVDPHASIGRSITVESQRKDLNTIFLKLRIADSTGHAQNIHFPFDIEADTSISVATEMVVQLDLTDQDVTAIAEMIDAEIRAHIPDWAAEESVDNQGDEGAHSETHSSEDDEGTSELRNEIDASQNGFFQEQLPSGRKYWSDSPRRDGEISQSVVGEPQISDNIANGIPKRNNVDDIVSAKDKDYQSFGSSIHPVEGIFERISSSVDLSNSSVVDSISRGASASSSPHLLDDELEYNCDQHLVASVTERLIGLLAQQEKELSALQRKHKADIEDMLKSVPAEDREETLTRCRLKMDEKIRGDKL is encoded by the exons ATGCCGTccacgccgccggagccggagacgGAGCCGGAGTTCGCCGAGGTCGACCCCACCGGCCGCTACGGGCGG TACACGGAGGTTCTTGGCAAGGGCGCCTTCAAGACGGT ATACAAAGCTTTCGATCAACTTGAAGGGCTAGAAGTTGCTTGGAACCAGATCAAAGTTGGTGATTTACTTCGAAACAATGATGATTTGGAGAGGTTGAGATCAGAAGTGCGGTTGCTCAAGACCCTCAAGCATAAAAACATAATAAAATTCTACAATTCATGGCTTGATAGAAAAAATAACAATATAAATTTCATCACCGAGGTCTTCACATCAGGAACGTTGCGCCA gtACCGCATTAAGCACAAGAAGGTAGACATTAGAGCTTTAAAGAAATGGTCAAGACAAATCTTGAGTGGTCTTGTCTACCTGCACAGCCACGACCCACCAGTAATCCATAGAGACTTAAAATGCGATAATATATTTGTAAATGGAAACCAAGGTGAGGTAAAGATTGGAGACCTTGGTTTAGCCACTATCCTGGATAATGCACGTTCAGCTCATAGTATTATTG GTACACCGGAATTCATGGCACCGGAACTCTATGATGAGGAATATAATGAGCTTGTAGATATTTATGCATTTGGGATGTGTTTACTGGAGCTTGTTACGTTTGAATATCCGTATTGTGAATGTTCGAATGCAGCACAGATATATAAGAAAGTATCCGAT GGTGAGAAGCCTGGTTCGTTGACTAAGATTGATGATCCTGAAGTGAAATTATTTATTGAGAAGTGCATTGCCAAAGCCCCTGAAAGACTCTCGGCAAAAGAACTTTTAATGGATCCTTTTCTCTTAGATGTTAGTGATGAAAAAATATTCTATCCACTGCATCCAAATATTAATGCATCAG ATACTGCTGGCAGTCCAAAGCCAAGCACAAGTTACAGATATGACAGAGTAACATCATCCAGGGGCTGCCATGAACGCACAG GTAGTATGTCAGATTCACATCCTAATGACAACTATGGACATGACACTGTGGATCCACATGCGTCAATTGGTCGAAGTATCACAGTTGAGAGTCAACGGAAGGATTTGAATACAATATTTTTGAAGCTGCGCATTGCTGATTCAACAG GTCATGCCCAAAACATCCACTTCCCATTTGATATTGAAGCTGACACTTCAATCAGTGTTGCAACCGAGATGGTCGTGCAGCTGGATCTAACAGACCAAGACGTAACAGCTATTGCAGAAATGATAGATGCTGAGATACGTGCGCATATTCCTGATTGGGCAGCAGAGGAGTCAGTTGACAACCAAGGGGATGAAGGTGCTCATTCTGAGACCCATAGTTCAGAAGATGATGAGGGAACTTCTGAATTACGTAATGAGATTGATGCCTCACAAAACGGCTTTTTTCAAGAAcagcttccttctggacggaaGTACTGGTCGGACTCACCTAGGAGAGACGGTGAAATATCTCAATCAGTGGTGGGGGAGCCTCAAATTAGTGATAATATTGCCAATGGAATACCAAAGAGGAATAATGTAGATGACATTGTGAGCGCAAAAGATAAGGACTACCAATCCTTTGGCTCTTCCATCCACCCTGTGGAAGGTATCTTTGAACGAATATCGTCATCTGTGGACTTGTCCAACTCATCTGTGGTCGACAGCATTTCTAGAGGAGCTTCTGCCAGTAGCAGCCCTCACCTTTTAGATGACGAGCTGGAGTACAATTGTGATCAGCATCTGGTAGCAAGTGTTACTGAGAGGTTAATAGGCTTATTGGCTCAGCAGGAAAAAGAGCTCAGTGCACTGCAAAGGAAGCACAAGGCTGATATAGAGGACATGTTGAAAAGTGTACCTGCAGAGGACCGCGAAGAGACCTTAACTAGGTGCCGCTTGAAGATGGATGAGAAAATCAGAGGCGACAAACTTTAG
- the LOC101781300 gene encoding uncharacterized protein LOC101781300, whose product MAKLATLGRSVLRFPNESMRLVMVTIIGAVLGFFIGISFPSVSITKLHFPASFVSYIEDKNSGLTTQAILNHAWTSARNARGNGTEPTSNSSLKIYVPTNPKGAERLAPGIVVPESDFHLRRLWGEPSEDLPFKPKYLVTFTVGIAQKENINRAVKKFSDNFAILLFHYDGRVTEWDEFEWSKRAIHISVRKQTKWWYAKRFLHPDIVSAYEYIFIWDEDLGVEHFNAEEYIKLVKKHNLEISQPGLEPDRGLTWQMTKRRGDREVHKDTEERPGWCSDPHLPPCAAFVEIMAPVFSRDAWRCVWHMIQNDLVHGWGLDFALRKCVEPAHEKIGVVDSQWIVHQVVPSLGNQGQSENGKAPWEGVRARCRKEWGTFQTRMAEAEKAYYKMMGITPPNSTLV is encoded by the exons ATGGCGAAACTCGCAACTCTTGGTCGTAG TGTCCTTAGATTTCCAAATGAAAGCATGAGGCTTGTTATGGTAACGATTATTGGAGCCGTCCTTGGCTTTTTCATTGGAATTTCATTCCCTTCTGTCAGCATAACAAAG CTTCACTTCCCAGCTAGTTTTGTTTCATACATTGAGGACAAAAACTCTGGGCTGACTACCCAAGCTATACTAAATCATGCTTGGACTTCTGCCAGAAATGCAAGGGGAAACGGTACCGAACCAACTTCAAACAGTAGTTTAAAG ATTTATGTCCCAACCAACCCCAAGGGTGCAGAGAGGCTAGCACCAGGTATTGTTGTACCAGAGTCTGACTTCCATCTGCGCAGGTTGTGGGGAGAGCCAAGTGAG GACCTGCCCTTCAAACCAAAGTACCTTGTTACCTTTACTGTCGGAATTGCGCAGAAGGAAAATATAAATAGAGCAGTGAAGAAG TTTTCTGACAATTTTGCAATTCTGTTATTCCACTATGATGGTCGGGTGACTGAGTGGGATGAATTCGAGTGGTCAAAGAGAGCCATCCATATAAGTGTCAGGAAACAAACTAAATG GTGGTATGCCAAGAGATTTCTGCATCCTGATATCGTGTCAGCTTATGAATACATATTCATCTGGGATGAGGACCTTGGGGTGGAGCATTTTAACGCAGAGGA GTACATCAAACTTGTTAAGAAGCATAATCTGGAAATCTCTCAGCCTGGATTAGAGCCTGATCGGGGTTTAACATGGCAGATGACCAAAAGAAGAGGTGACCGTGAGGTTCACAA GGATACAGAGGAGAGACCGGGCTGGTGCTCTGATCCTCATCTTCCACCTTGTGCCGC ATTTGTTGAAATAATGGCTCCTGTCTTTTCTAGAGATGCATGGAGATGTGTGTGGCATATGATTCAG AATGACTTGGTTCATGGTTGGGGCCTTGATTTTGCTCTCAGGAAATGCGTGGAG CCTGCTCATGAAAAGATTGGAGTTGTTGATTCACAGTGGATAGTTCACCAAGTGGTTCCTTCTCTTGGGAACCAG GGTCAGTCAGAAAACGGGAAAGCGCCGTGGGAAGGG GTGAGGGCGCGGTGCAGGAAGGAATGGGGCACGTTCCAGACGAggatggcggaggcggagaaggcGTATTACAAGATGATGGGCATCACCCCTCCAAACTCCACGCTCGTGTAG